The following proteins are co-located in the Penaeus vannamei isolate JL-2024 chromosome 34, ASM4276789v1, whole genome shotgun sequence genome:
- the LOC138868032 gene encoding uncharacterized protein, which produces MTSPQHGLNYRRTTTEGLTSSYLERNHATGNGVTLGMTLSYLQGRHQSFKNDTCDDIRKITSYSYTITLAIIKIHLYSIIDHVLWETILRQYVMTEVEAWNSISNLSIYVNPSSIITNLSTCHVITNLSNCHVSTSLSTCHVTTSLSACHVTTNLSTCHVTTSLSTCHITTSLSTCHVTTSLSACHVITNLSTCHVSASLSTCHITTNLSTCHVTTSLSTCHVTTSLSTCHVTTSLSACHVITNLSTCHVSASLSTCHITTNLSTCHVTTSLSTCHITTNLSTCHVTTNLSTCHITTNLSTCHVTTNLSTCHITTNLSTCHVTTRLSTCHDTTSLPLVITNMSFCQQSSQSFQPVVSHHQSANPSFIHLSLVIIDLSSVITNLSIIISQSPTCQFAICHLHLVKASSR; this is translated from the exons ATGACGTCACCGCAACACGGCCTGAACTACCGCAGAACTACAACAGAGGGTCTGACGTCATCATACTTGGAGAGAAATCATGCTACTGGCAATGGTGTCACACTCGGAATGACTTTATCATACTTACAAGGTCGCCACCAATCTTTCAAAAATGACACT TGTGATGACATACGAAAGATTACATCATACAGTTACACAATCACTCTCGCAATTATCAAAATACACCTCTACAGCATTATCGACCATGTACTCTGGGAGACAATATTAAgaca ATATGTGATGACAGAAGTTGAAGCATGGAATTCCATTAGCAACCTGTCAATT TATGTCAACCCGTCAtccatcatcaccaacctgtcaactTGTCatgtcatcaccaacctgtcaaatTGTCATGTCTCCACCAGTCTGTCAACTTGTCATGTCACCACCAGCCTGTCAGCTTGTCAtgtcaccaccaacctgtcaactTGTCATGTCACCACCAGTCTGTCAACTTGTCATATCACCACCAGCCTGTCAACTTGTCATGTCACCACCAGCCTGTCAGCTTGTCATGTTATCACCAACCTTTCAACTTGTCATGTCTCCGCCAGCCTGTCAACTTGTCAtatcaccaccaacctgtcaactTGTCATGTCACCACCAGCCTGTCAACTTGTCATGTCACCACCAGCCTGTCAACTTGTCATGTCACCACCAGCCTGTCAGCTTGTCATGTTATCACCAACCTTTCAACTTGTCATGTCTCCGCCAGCCTGTCAACTTGTCAtatcaccaccaacctgtcaactTGTCATGTCACCACCAGCCTGTCAACATGTCAtatcaccaccaacctgtcaactTGTCAtgtcaccaccaacctgtcaactTGTCAtatcaccaccaacctgtcaactTGTCAtgtcaccaccaacctgtcaactTGTCAtatcaccaccaacctgtcaactTGTCATGTCACCACCAGACTGTCAACTTGTCATGACACCACCAGCCTGCCATtagtcatcaccaacatgtcaTTCTGTCAACAGTCATCGCAAAGCTTTCAACCCGTCGTCAGTCACCATCAATCTGCCAACCCATCCTTTATACACCTGTCATTAGTCATCATCGACTTGTCATCTGTCATCACTAACCTGTCAATCATCATCAGTCAGTCACCAACTTGTCAATTTGCCATCTGTCATCTTCATCTTGTTAAAGCATCTTCGAGGTGa
- the LOC138868033 gene encoding uncharacterized protein: MGHANGYPEESGIHGDLQERISKSVVPLANAFFESRTHPHFLSTPTTTHTSCSHPRAPTPRPHTHNHPHSLPTPTATHLNTYEHPHLFATPTTTHTSSSHPQPPTLPPHAHSHPSKQPQASTLPPHAHSHPPKHPRAPTPPLHTPNHPPKHLRAPTPLCHTPTATHLNNHRHP, encoded by the exons ATGGGACATGCGAACGGCTATCCGGAAGAATCTGGAATCCACGGTGACTTACAAGAACGCATTTCGAAGTCTGTGGTGCCTCTAGCGAACGCATTTTTTGAATCCAGAACT CACCCACACTTCCtttccacacccacaaccacccacacctCGTGCTCACACCCACGGGCACCCACACCTCGTcctcacacccacaaccacccacactccctccccacgcccacagcCACCCACCTAAACACCTACGAGCACCCACACCTCTTtgccacacccacaaccacccacacctcctcctcacacccacaaccacccacactccctccacaCGCCCACAGCCACCCATCTAAACAACCACAGGCATCCACACTCCCTCCACACGCCCACAGCCACCCACCTAAACACCCACGagcacccacaccccctctccacacccccaaccacccacctaaACACCTACGAGCACCCACACCTCTTTGCCACACGCCCACAGCCACCCACCTAAACAACCACAGGCATCCATAA
- the LOC113824418 gene encoding uncharacterized protein, whose protein sequence is MRRASYSPLEQNPPQGDYEEPGDALLTPEEEPEAPSWANFRARILSFTRGRSKSPTLKSPGSKSPTCRSPTGRSPMSRSPASRSPSSRSPTSNRSPARSPSSRSPTCQSPVNRSPTSKSPPLRSPTQRWAPTPLALKRGSFSRGSSRESRGSRESPTGALEPIDTPPSRRNSASKVKRCLKKAFSLNLEGAEVDDGGEIGSPVAGAAALAGGGAVGAGGAGGGGGAGGRMVKLKIRSSPVEQVLEMTQLEDDERTAAAARRARKWSYHGTATPASPVEAPKRHSFSTGTDRSGIVVTNNDLVSLLGPTHRLTPPGLPVPEALPAGLPIMPNPRARGRSQSIAVCWDAKQNASSGGDGDADGPQVPITIRRTDCDYVAAPLVGQAGTLEAPEEEDEAGEEADKGEVDESKLQWDSSGSTIDAGLLGSAIEKYLKTSRDVDSGGSVASALTGLQVK, encoded by the coding sequence ATGCGGCGCGCGTCGTACTCGCCCCTGGAGCAGAATCCTCCCCAGGGGGACTACGAGGAGCCCGGCGACGCCCTCCTCACCCCCGAAGAGGAGCCCGAGGCGCCCAGCTGGGCCAACTTCCGCGCCAGGATCCTGTCGTTCACCCGCGGCCGCAGCAAGAGTCCGACCCTCAAGAGCCCCGGCAGCAAGAGCCCCACGTGCCGCAGCCCCACGGGGAGGAGTCCGATGTCGCGGAGCCCGGCCAGCAGGAGTCCTTCCAGCCGGAGCCCCACCTCGAACAGGAGTCCGGCCCGCTCCCCCTCCAGCCGCTCCCCGACGTGCCAGTCGCCCGTCAACCGGTCCCCGACCAGCAAGTCCCCTCCTCTGCGCTCCCCGACGCAGCGCTGGGCCCCCACGCCCCTGGCGCTCAAGAGGGGCTCCTTCTCGCGGGGCTCCTCCAGGGAGTCTCGGGGCTCGCGGGAGTCTCCCACGGGCGCGCTCGAGCCGATCGACACCCCGCCCTCGCGCCGGAACTCGGCCTCCAAGGTCAAGCGCTGCCTGAAAAAGGCCTTCAGCCTCAACCTGGAGGGCGCGGAGGTCGATGACGGCGGAGAGATCGGCAGTCCCGTGGCGGGAGCCGCAGCTCTTGCCGGGGGAGGGGCAGTGGGGgcgggaggagcagggggaggcgggggggcaggggggcgcaTGGTGAAGCTGAAGATCCGCTCGTCGCCCGTGGAGCAGGTCCTGGAGATGACGCAGCTCGAGGACGACGAGCGAACGGCCGCGGCCGCCCGGCGAGCGCGCAAGTGGTCGTACCACGGCACGGCGACCCCGGCGTCTCCCGTCGAGGCCCCGAAGCGCCACTCCTTCAGCACCGGCACGGATCGCTCGGGCATCGTGGTCACCAACAATGACCTGGTGTCGCTCCTCGGCCCCACGCACCGCCTCACGCCGCCAGGGCTGCCCGTGCCCGAGGCCCTGCCCGCCGGGTTGCCCATCATGCCCAACCCTCGGGCGAGGGGTCGCTCCCAGAGCATAGCCGTGTGCTGGGACGCCAAGCAAAATGCGAGcagcggcggcgacggcgacgcCGACGGCCCGCAGGTGCCCATCACCATCCGGCGAACGGACTGCGACTACGTGGCGGCGCCGCTGGTGGGCCAGGCGGGCACGCTGGAggcgcccgaggaggaggacgaggccgGCGAGGAAGCCGACAAGGGGGAGGTCGACGAGAGCAAGCTGCAGTGGGACTCGTCAGGCTCCACCATCGACGCGGGCCTCCTGGGCTCGGCCATCGAGAAGTACCTGAAGACCAGCAGGGACGTCGACTCGGGCGGGAGCGTGGCCTCGGCTCTGACAGGTCTTCAGGTCAAGTGA